One region of Anthonomus grandis grandis chromosome 22, icAntGran1.3, whole genome shotgun sequence genomic DNA includes:
- the LOC126748641 gene encoding leucine-rich repeat-containing protein 70-like, producing the protein MKSQVLQILIQFCMMAIAKKCISSEKPHYRIYKTLEDFRKNNDTFASENNTILENGIMFDFPQLKVVPANGFVTYDADSITYLNLSGKSINVLEIHAFSNLSCLQVLDLSNNDLWNLNRDMFSDLANLKYLDLKMNNLSVLGSETFGNLLNLKVLDLSHNNISNISNNAFNAGSKLDTLILSFNILRQIPQGIGNLKQLKKLYLDHNYLAIVKTTSLKPCRKLKILDLTENQAVILRLGNDTLNPRYLQVLNLSSNYLLYFNISEVVGMFANSSTAIDLNENQFSCNIWKSYLQEFKKFNVTISPGRNFSAFRQINGIACDNLNITEIKDPNFIDFLNSKQKSKAVKRDESSNSQANSSNICVIVIFSIMASVVCTSLIAYFILKRKTRFYFTNIASDSIHITRSEF; encoded by the coding sequence ATGAAATCTCAAGTTTTGCAAATACTGATCCAATTCTGCATGATGGCCATCGCTAAAAAGTGCATCTCGAGTGAAAAACCGCATTACAGAATATACAAAACATTAGAGGATTTCCGAAAAAACAACGACACCTTTGCAAGTGAAAACAACACAATCCTGGAAAATGGCATCATGTTTGATTTCCCACAATTAAAAGTGGTCCCGGCGAATGGTTTTGTGACCTATGACGCTGATAGCATTACGTATCTGAATCTAAGCggaaaatcaataaatgttttggAAATACACGCTTTTAGCAACTTATCTTGCTTGCAAGTGCTAGATTTAAGTAATAACGACTTATGGAATCTTAACAGGGACATGTTTAGTGATTTAGCGAACTTGAAGTATTTGGacttaaaaatgaataatttgtCTGTGTTAGGAAGTGAAACGTTCGggaatcttttaaatttaaaagtacttGACTTATCgcataataatatttctaatataagTAATAACGCGTTTAATGCAGGTTCCAAATTGGATACCCTTATtctttcatttaatattttaaggcaAATTCCACAAGGCATAGGgaacttaaaacaattaaagaaaCTTTATTTGGACCACAACTATCTCGCCATCGTCAAGACTACGTCATTAAAACCGTGTAGGAAGTTAAAAATTCTCGATTTAACTGAAAATCAAGCGGTGATTTTACGGTTGGGCAATGACACCTTAAACCCGAGATATttacaagttttaaatttatcaagtaattatttattgtattttaacaTTTCAGAGGTGGTCGGTATGTTTGCTAATTCATCCACTGCAATTGATTTAAATGAGAATCAATTTTCATGCAACATATGGAAGTCTTATCTGCAAGAGTTCAAGAAATTTAATGTTACTATAAGCCCCGGAAGAAACTTTAGTGCATTCAGGCAAATTAATGGAATAGCTTGCGATAATCTCAATATAACTGAAATTAAGGATCcgaattttatagattttttaaatagtaagcaAAAGAGTAAAGCGGTAAAAAGGGACGAGAGCTCTAACTCACAAGCTAACAGCTCTAACATTTGCGTTATTGTCATATTTAGTATCATGGCCTCTGTTGTTTGTACCTCTTTAATTGcgtatttcattttaaaacggAAAACTAggttttattttactaatatcGCATCAGATTCTATTCATATTACTCGTTCTGAGTTCTAA
- the LOC126749027 gene encoding uncharacterized protein LOC126749027 — MSKMAEQSLNIRLVQEVEEYPCLYEYTLNEYSRKDITEKSWNAIGKELNLSGTECKEKWKNLRAVFVRHMKPAPSGSSAKLKKAYYLTAAMQFALPYIKALNSATSGNLPKQSEEEVHDDHKEEESDDSQTTLSRTNSVSLLAPSPQSNSLQLPSPHSYALPSEPPQS; from the exons ATGTCGAAAATGGCAGAACAATCATTGAATATTAGATTAGTTCAAGAAGTGGAAGAATACCCCTGTCTATATGAGTatacattaaatgaatattCGCGCAAAGACATAACCGAAAAGTCTTGGAATGCTATTGGAAAGGAACTAAATTTATCAG ggaCCGAATGCAAGGAGAAGTGGAAAAACTTGAGAGCAGTATTTGTGAGACATATGAAACCAGCTCCAAGTGGCTCTtcagctaaattaaaaaaggctTATTATCTAACAGCTGCGATGCAGTTTGCTTTACCATatataaaagctttaaattcCGCGACTTCAGGGAATTTGCCGAAACAATCGGAAGAAGAAGTTCATGATGATCATAAAGAAGAAGAGTCGGATGATTCCCAGACAACACTTTCACGGACAAATTCTGTGTCTCTGCTAGCACCATCCCCACAATCAAATTCATTGCAATTACCATCTCCTCACTCATATGCTTTGCCATCTGAGCCTCCACAAtcttaa